GATTGGAGAAAAAAACAAAAATCTATCAGGCTTCAACAAGTGAACTTTATGGTCTTGTCCAAGAAACTCCACAAAATGAAAAAACCCCTTTTTATCCACGATCTCCTTATGCTTGTGCAAAACTCTATTCTTACTGGATTACAGTCAATTATCGCGAAGCTTACAATCTCTTTGCCTGCAATGGAATCCTTTTCAATCACGAAAGCCCTATTCGTGGAGAAACCTTTGTCACACGAAAAATTACACGCGCTGTAAGCAAGATCGCACTAGGCCTACAAGACAAACTCTACCTAGGAAATCTTTCAGCCAAGCGTGATTGGGGGCATGCCAAAGATTATGTCAAAGCAATGTGGCTGATTTTGCAACAAGAGCAACCTCAAGATTTTTGTATTGCAACAGGCATTAGCACAGAAGTAAGAGATTTTGTCAAGATGGCTTTTGCATATTTGGGTATTGAGGTTGCGTTTAAAGGATTAGGATTGGAAGAAAAGGGATATATCGCTTCTTGTCTCAATCCTCGTTTCCAGCTTCCTATTGGAAAAGAGGTCGTCGCTGTTTCTCCCAAATATTTCCGCCCAACAGAAGTTGATTTCCTTCTTGGGGATCCAAGCAAAGCCAAAAGAGAGCTAGGATGGTCTCCAGAATATAATCTTCAAATGATTGTTGAGGATATGATGAAATCTGATTTGGAGCTTATGCAAAAAGATCAATATCTCAAGCAAGGTGGGCACAAAATCATGAGATATTTTGAATAAAGAGACAAAGATGCAAAAAGATTCAAAAATTTTTGTCGCTGGACATCGAGGGCTTGTAGGTTCGGCAATCCTGCAAGAGCTTCAAAAACAAGGCTACAACCAAATCATCACACGCCACAGATCAGATCTAGATTTATGTGATTTTGCAAAGGTGGGAGAGTTTTTTAAATCCGAAAAAATTGATTATGTCTTTTTTTGTGCAGCAAAGGTGGGCGGTATCTTGGCTAACAATACCTATAGAGCTGATTTTATTTATGAAAATCTTATGATGCAAAATGCGATTCTTTTTCACGCATTTCAAGCCAATGTCAAAAAAC
The DNA window shown above is from Helicobacter kayseriensis and carries:
- the gmd gene encoding GDP-mannose 4,6-dehydratase encodes the protein MKKALITGITGQDGAYLAEFLLKKGYEVHGIKRRSSLFNTDRIDHLYQDPHEGDVRFYLHHGDLTDSTNLIRIIQEVQPDEIYNLAAMSHVAVSFEEPEYVANADGIGTLRLLEAIRILGLEKKTKIYQASTSELYGLVQETPQNEKTPFYPRSPYACAKLYSYWITVNYREAYNLFACNGILFNHESPIRGETFVTRKITRAVSKIALGLQDKLYLGNLSAKRDWGHAKDYVKAMWLILQQEQPQDFCIATGISTEVRDFVKMAFAYLGIEVAFKGLGLEEKGYIASCLNPRFQLPIGKEVVAVSPKYFRPTEVDFLLGDPSKAKRELGWSPEYNLQMIVEDMMKSDLELMQKDQYLKQGGHKIMRYFE